From Carya illinoinensis cultivar Pawnee chromosome 5, C.illinoinensisPawnee_v1, whole genome shotgun sequence, one genomic window encodes:
- the LOC122308918 gene encoding two-component response regulator ARR5-like: MERNVFVSRRRIDGFDVLPSDSAEAHVLAVDDSLVDRKVIEQLLKISSFKVTAVDSGRRALQFLGLDEEKSSSVGFDGLKVDLIITDYCMPGMTGYELLKKIKESSNFREIPVVIMSSENVIARIDRCLEEGAEDFFVKPVKLSDVKRLKDYMMREVRFGTANSGGTNKRKLQESCDPTSSEPSISSLSSSSSDSPSRSPISPSSASSSIPTPLDSPVRRLKMTNTGGLI, translated from the exons ATGGAGAGGAACGTTTTCGTTTCAAGGCGGAGGATAGACGGCTTTGATGTTTTGCCGTCTGATTCCGCAGAAGCTCACGTTCTGGCCGTCGATGATAGCCTCGTCGACCGGAAGGTCATCGAGCAGTTGCTCAAGATTTCTTCTTTCAAAG TAACGGCTGTGGATAGCGGAAGAAGAGCCCTACAATTCTTGGGTCTGGACGAGGAGAAGAGTTCCTCAGTTGGTTTCGAT GGCTTAAAAGTGGATCTGATCATAACGGACTACTGTATGCCTGGAATGACCGGGTACGAATTGCTCAAGAAAATCAAG GAGTCTTCTAATTTCCGAGAGATTCCGGTGGTGATCATGTCTTCCGAGAACGTCATAGCGCGAATTGAcag ATGTTTGGAGGAAGGGGCGGAGGATTTCTTTGTGAAGCCGGTGAAGTTATCGGACGTGAAACGGTTGAAGGATTACATGATGAGAGAGGTTAGATTTGGAACTGCAAATAGCGGAGGCACCAACAAGAGAAAGCTACAAGAGAGTTGCGATCCCACTTCATCTGAGCCGTCCATTTCGTCGTTGTCGTCGTCCTCATCAGACTCGCCATCAAGGTCGCCAATTTCACCTTCATCGGCATCGTCCTCTATTCCGACGCCTTTAGATTCTCCGGTCAGACGGCTTAAAATGACAAACACTGGCGGATTGATATAG